A genomic region of Stenotrophomonas sp. NA06056 contains the following coding sequences:
- a CDS encoding P-II family nitrogen regulator, translating to MKLISAIIRPFKLDEVREALSDAGVSGITVTEVKGFGRQKGHTELYRGAEYVVDFLPKIKIETVVTDERADAVIEAIQSSAGTGKIGDGKIFVTAVEQVIRIRTGEIGADAL from the coding sequence ATGAAACTGATCTCCGCCATCATCCGACCGTTCAAGCTCGACGAGGTCCGCGAGGCCTTGTCCGATGCCGGCGTGTCGGGCATCACCGTGACCGAAGTGAAAGGCTTCGGCCGCCAGAAGGGCCACACCGAGCTGTATCGCGGTGCCGAGTACGTTGTCGACTTCCTGCCCAAGATCAAGATCGAAACCGTCGTCACCGACGAACGTGCCGACGCGGTGATCGAAGCGATCCAGTCGTCTGCCGGCACCGGCAAGATCGGTGACGGCAAGATCTTCGTCACCGCTGTCGAGCAGGTCATCCGCATCCGCACCGGCGAAATCGGCGCCGACGCGCTGTAA
- the amt gene encoding ammonium transporter: MKMRLLTGWQARFHLVCLLMLFSALAAGVWPGNAHAQAQVTPLQSEAVAVEPLQDPTAAAPAAAEAVAAPAYDHGDVAWMLTSTLLVLLMVVPGLALFYGGLVRSKNVLSVLSQILVVFSLVLLLWVAYGYSAVFSAGNPFFGSFTEFAFLKGFTPESVGNTPIKGLPDYLFVAFQSTFAGITTALIVGAFAERIKFRAVLLFSALWFTLSYIPMAHIVWGGGYLGELGAIDFAGGTVVHINAGVAGLVAAWFVGKRLGYGQTALKPHNVPFTYIGAMLLWVGWFGFNAGSAAAADTVASLAFLNTVLATAAAVLGWTLVEAISKGKPSALGAASGAVAGLVGITPACGTVGPLGAIVIGFVAGVVCVWGVTGLKRLLKVDDTADVFGVHGVGGIVGAILTGVFSAQSLGGTKADLDIGHQVWVQVVSVGLTVVWSAVVTAAILLLVKVVVGLRVTEEAERTGLDVTSHGESAYEA, from the coding sequence ATGAAGATGCGCCTTCTCACCGGGTGGCAAGCCCGGTTCCATCTGGTGTGCCTGCTGATGCTGTTCAGCGCGTTGGCCGCCGGTGTCTGGCCAGGCAATGCACATGCCCAGGCCCAGGTCACGCCGCTGCAGAGCGAGGCCGTGGCCGTCGAGCCCCTGCAGGACCCGACTGCCGCTGCGCCGGCGGCTGCCGAAGCGGTGGCTGCGCCCGCCTACGACCATGGCGACGTCGCCTGGATGCTCACCTCCACCCTGCTGGTGCTGCTGATGGTGGTGCCGGGCCTGGCCCTGTTCTACGGCGGCCTGGTGCGTTCGAAGAACGTGCTGTCGGTGCTCAGCCAGATCCTGGTGGTGTTCTCGCTGGTACTGCTGCTGTGGGTGGCCTATGGCTACAGCGCCGTGTTCAGCGCCGGCAATCCGTTCTTCGGCTCGTTCACCGAGTTCGCCTTCCTCAAGGGCTTCACCCCGGAGTCGGTCGGCAACACGCCGATCAAGGGCCTGCCGGATTACCTGTTCGTCGCCTTCCAGTCGACCTTCGCCGGCATCACCACCGCACTGATCGTCGGTGCCTTTGCCGAGCGCATCAAGTTCCGTGCGGTGCTGCTGTTCTCGGCGCTGTGGTTCACCCTCAGCTACATCCCGATGGCGCACATCGTCTGGGGCGGCGGTTACCTGGGTGAGCTGGGCGCGATCGATTTCGCCGGTGGCACCGTGGTCCACATCAATGCGGGCGTGGCTGGTCTGGTGGCCGCGTGGTTCGTCGGCAAGCGCTTGGGCTATGGCCAGACCGCGCTGAAGCCGCACAACGTGCCGTTCACCTACATCGGCGCGATGCTGCTGTGGGTCGGCTGGTTCGGCTTCAATGCCGGTTCTGCCGCTGCAGCCGACACCGTCGCCTCGCTGGCCTTCCTCAACACCGTGCTGGCCACGGCCGCAGCGGTGCTGGGCTGGACGCTGGTGGAAGCCATCAGCAAGGGCAAGCCGTCGGCACTGGGCGCGGCCTCGGGTGCGGTGGCGGGCCTGGTCGGCATCACCCCGGCCTGCGGCACCGTCGGTCCGCTCGGCGCGATCGTCATCGGCTTCGTCGCCGGCGTGGTCTGCGTCTGGGGCGTGACCGGCCTCAAGCGCCTGCTGAAGGTGGACGACACCGCCGACGTGTTCGGTGTGCATGGCGTGGGCGGTATCGTCGGCGCGATCCTCACTGGTGTGTTCAGCGCGCAGTCGCTGGGCGGCACCAAGGCCGATCTGGATATCGGCCACCAGGTGTGGGTGCAGGTGGTCAGCGTCGGCCTCACCGTGGTCTGGTCGGCGGTGGTGACCGCGGCCATCCTCCTGCTGGTCAAGGTGGTGGTCGGCCTGCGGGTGACCGAGGAAGCAGAGCGCACGGGTCTGGACGTGACCTCGCATGGTGAATCGGCCTACGAGGCCTGA
- a CDS encoding META and DUF4377 domain-containing protein, with amino-acid sequence MNRKLTLLLPLALLAACSQTPAPAGTGGDDLAPAAAKAGDQKALAHLDAQRLQSQHWLLQQATAADGKRIDALFARDDKPVTLDFVDGRLSVSNTCNRMGGGYTLADGKLTVGAMASTMMACTDKALMALDEAVSSRLQGELKAEQDANGVLTLTTAKGDVLVFNPEPTAETRYGGAGETVFLEVAAKTQKCSHPMIPDYQCLQVREVKFDDKGLKQGEPGAFENFYGSIEGYTHEDGVRNVVRVKRYEVKNPPADAPSQAYVLDMVVESAIEK; translated from the coding sequence ATGAACCGCAAGCTCACCCTGCTCCTCCCGCTGGCCCTGCTGGCCGCCTGCAGCCAGACCCCCGCCCCGGCCGGTACCGGTGGTGACGATCTGGCCCCGGCTGCGGCCAAGGCCGGCGACCAGAAGGCGCTGGCCCACCTGGATGCGCAGCGCCTGCAGAGCCAGCACTGGCTGCTGCAGCAGGCCACTGCGGCCGATGGCAAGCGCATCGATGCGCTGTTCGCCCGCGACGACAAGCCGGTCACCCTGGACTTCGTTGATGGCCGCCTGTCGGTCAGCAACACCTGCAACCGCATGGGCGGCGGCTACACCCTGGCCGATGGCAAGCTGACCGTGGGCGCGATGGCCTCGACCATGATGGCCTGCACCGACAAGGCGCTGATGGCGCTGGACGAAGCCGTGTCGAGCCGCCTGCAGGGTGAGCTGAAGGCCGAGCAGGACGCCAACGGCGTGCTGACCCTGACCACCGCCAAGGGCGACGTGCTGGTGTTCAACCCGGAACCGACCGCTGAAACCCGCTATGGCGGCGCCGGCGAAACCGTGTTCCTGGAAGTGGCTGCGAAGACCCAGAAGTGCTCGCACCCGATGATCCCGGACTACCAGTGCCTGCAGGTGCGCGAAGTGAAGTTCGACGACAAGGGCCTGAAGCAGGGTGAGCCGGGCGCGTTCGAGAACTTCTACGGCAGCATCGAGGGCTACACCCACGAAGACGGCGTGCGCAACGTGGTGCGCGTGAAGCGCTACGAAGTGAAGAACCCGCCGGCCGATGCGCCGTCGCAGGCGTATGTGCTGGACATGGTCGTCGAGTCGGCCATCGAGAAGTGA
- a CDS encoding YbhB/YbcL family Raf kinase inhibitor-like protein, producing the protein MQLSSHSLVNGAPIDREFAAGDADGFAPDRNPHLAWSGVPDGTRSFLLVCVDPDVPTVPETVGRDDMSVPRDQPRGDFVHWVMADIPASVQEIAAGSCSDGFVVKGKTAPAGPAGSRQGLNDFTGWFAGNPDMAGDYLGYDGPYPPFNDERMHRYFFRVFALDVASLPLPERFTAADAYRAMHGHVLAEAALHGTYTLNPALA; encoded by the coding sequence ATGCAACTGAGCAGTCACAGCCTGGTCAACGGCGCGCCGATCGACCGTGAGTTCGCCGCCGGCGATGCCGACGGCTTCGCCCCCGACCGCAACCCGCACCTGGCCTGGAGCGGCGTGCCCGACGGCACCCGCTCGTTCCTGCTGGTGTGCGTGGACCCGGACGTGCCGACAGTGCCGGAGACGGTCGGCCGCGATGACATGAGCGTGCCGCGTGACCAGCCGCGCGGCGATTTCGTGCACTGGGTGATGGCTGACATCCCGGCTTCGGTGCAGGAGATCGCCGCGGGCAGCTGCAGCGATGGCTTCGTAGTGAAGGGCAAGACCGCGCCGGCCGGCCCGGCCGGCAGCCGCCAGGGCCTGAACGATTTCACCGGCTGGTTCGCCGGCAATCCGGACATGGCCGGTGATTACCTCGGCTACGACGGCCCGTACCCGCCGTTCAACGACGAGCGCATGCACCGCTACTTCTTCCGCGTGTTCGCGCTGGACGTCGCCTCGCTGCCGCTGCCGGAGCGCTTCACCGCCGCGGATGCGTACCGCGCCATGCACGGCCACGTACTGGCCGAAGCGGCGCTGCACGGTACCTACACCTTGAACCCCGCATTGGCCTGA
- a CDS encoding alpha/beta fold hydrolase: protein MAVFPPPTLDADAPMLTASDYQPPRWLRNPHLQSMLSSSRMRLQRGLLLLAATGAVSEELILDGGEGVRLQGWHSHVEGREPRGIALLLHGWEGSAESSYMRMAAARMLEQGFDVVRLNFRDHGNTHHLNPGIFHSNLIDEVVHAAGDVAQRWPDLPLVAAGYSLGGNFVLRLAQRAPAAGVPLQHVAAVCPVLDPGLTMENIENGPAMYDWYFRRKWAGSLRRKRDLFPELSDCDDRVLNLDIRSLTAWLVERHTTFGSLQAYFDGYSIAGDRLSTLQVPADILMAQDDPVIPYATFRDWQLPQQARLETACWGGHCGFLENWRGDGFSERWVAQRLRRVLPG from the coding sequence GTGGCCGTGTTTCCGCCACCGACCCTCGACGCTGATGCGCCGATGCTCACTGCGTCCGACTACCAGCCGCCGCGCTGGCTGCGCAATCCGCACCTGCAGTCGATGCTCAGCTCCAGCCGCATGCGCCTGCAACGTGGCCTGCTGCTGCTGGCCGCCACCGGCGCGGTCAGCGAGGAGCTGATCCTCGATGGTGGCGAGGGCGTGCGGCTGCAGGGCTGGCACAGCCATGTCGAAGGGCGCGAACCGCGTGGCATCGCCCTGCTGCTGCACGGCTGGGAAGGCAGCGCCGAATCCAGCTACATGCGCATGGCCGCTGCCCGCATGCTGGAGCAGGGGTTCGACGTGGTGCGGCTGAACTTCCGCGACCACGGCAACACCCACCACCTCAATCCCGGCATCTTCCACTCCAACCTCATCGACGAAGTGGTGCATGCCGCGGGCGATGTCGCCCAGCGCTGGCCCGATCTGCCGCTGGTTGCGGCCGGCTACTCGCTGGGTGGCAACTTCGTGCTGCGGCTGGCCCAGCGCGCGCCGGCCGCGGGTGTGCCGCTGCAGCACGTGGCCGCAGTCTGCCCGGTGCTGGACCCGGGGCTGACCATGGAGAACATCGAGAACGGCCCGGCGATGTACGACTGGTACTTCCGGCGCAAGTGGGCCGGCTCACTGCGCCGCAAGCGCGATCTGTTCCCCGAACTGAGCGATTGCGACGACCGCGTGCTGAACCTGGACATCCGCTCGCTGACCGCCTGGCTGGTCGAACGGCACACCACGTTTGGCTCGTTGCAGGCCTACTTCGATGGCTACTCCATCGCCGGCGACCGCCTGTCCACGCTGCAGGTGCCCGCAGATATCCTGATGGCGCAGGACGACCCGGTGATCCCCTACGCGACGTTCCGCGATTGGCAGCTGCCGCAGCAGGCGCGGCTGGAAACCGCCTGCTGGGGCGGCCACTGTGGCTTCCTGGAAAACTGGCGCGGCGATGGATTCTCCGAACGCTGGGTCGCACAGCGTCTGCGGCGCGTCCTGCCGGGCTGA
- a CDS encoding N-acetylmuramoyl-L-alanine amidase, translating to MHPIRTSLMLSACLLLAACASTPQETRNPLATWVPSPNQNARTPVIIVIHHTEQKSVQQSLHTLRTANSGGRVSAHYLIGADGHRYQLVADERRAWHAGSGRWGTITDLNSASIGIELDNDGRTPFSPVQIESLILLLRDLTDRLNIPPRQVIGHADLAPTRKEDPSRFFPWQQLADAGFGVWPRAADGAAPEGFDAWAALARFGYPLDNREAAVRAFHRRFRGSDTLPKTLDAEDARILHSLLLQTP from the coding sequence ATGCACCCGATCCGCACGTCCCTGATGCTCTCGGCCTGCCTGCTGCTGGCCGCCTGTGCCTCCACGCCGCAGGAAACCCGCAATCCGCTCGCCACCTGGGTGCCGTCACCCAACCAGAACGCGCGCACGCCGGTCATCATCGTCATCCACCACACCGAGCAGAAATCGGTGCAGCAGAGCCTGCATACGCTGCGTACCGCCAACAGCGGCGGACGGGTCAGCGCGCATTATCTGATCGGTGCCGATGGCCATCGCTACCAGCTGGTGGCCGATGAGCGCCGCGCTTGGCACGCCGGTTCCGGGCGCTGGGGCACCATCACCGACCTCAACTCCGCGTCCATCGGTATCGAGCTGGACAATGACGGCCGTACACCCTTCAGTCCCGTGCAGATCGAATCGCTGATCCTGCTGCTGCGCGACCTCACTGATCGGCTGAACATCCCACCGCGGCAGGTGATCGGCCACGCCGACCTGGCGCCGACGCGCAAGGAAGATCCCAGCCGCTTCTTCCCGTGGCAACAGCTGGCCGACGCCGGTTTCGGGGTGTGGCCGCGCGCCGCCGACGGTGCTGCGCCGGAAGGCTTCGATGCATGGGCCGCGCTGGCGCGCTTCGGTTATCCGCTCGACAACCGCGAAGCAGCGGTTCGAGCATTCCACCGTCGCTTCCGTGGCAGCGACACACTACCGAAAACACTCGACGCCGAAGACGCGCGCATCCTGCATTCGCTGTTGCTGCAGACGCCATGA
- a CDS encoding LytTR family DNA-binding domain-containing protein — translation MRILIVEDEPLVRQRLLRLCSEVAGARARFDAVADLEAAGDRLQRSVYDGLLLDLNLGGDDGFELLRRAVAGRYQCVVVSAHRERALQAFEHGVLDFVPKPFSRERLAQALERLLDTGGVRAGRARYLGIWRAQGTATVELVDVLWIRADGDYSQVRLRDGGSELHDKSLAALASVLPADFVRCHRSYLVNLRQIRTLHAASGSRYWLVLSDGSELPVGRAHVVALREALGMEGG, via the coding sequence ATGCGCATCCTGATCGTCGAGGACGAGCCGCTGGTGCGACAGCGCCTGCTGCGCCTGTGCAGCGAGGTGGCCGGTGCACGCGCGCGTTTCGATGCGGTGGCCGATCTGGAAGCGGCCGGCGACCGCTTGCAGCGCAGCGTCTACGACGGCCTGCTGCTGGACCTCAACCTGGGCGGCGACGATGGCTTCGAGTTGCTGCGCCGCGCCGTGGCCGGGCGCTACCAGTGCGTGGTGGTGTCGGCACACCGCGAGCGCGCATTGCAGGCGTTCGAACACGGCGTACTCGACTTCGTACCCAAGCCCTTCTCACGCGAGCGCCTTGCCCAGGCGCTGGAACGGCTGCTCGACACCGGGGGCGTCCGCGCCGGTCGCGCGCGGTATCTGGGCATCTGGCGCGCGCAGGGTACAGCGACCGTCGAACTGGTGGACGTGCTGTGGATCCGCGCCGACGGCGACTACAGCCAGGTGCGCTTGCGCGACGGTGGCAGTGAACTGCATGACAAATCCCTGGCCGCGCTGGCCAGCGTGCTGCCTGCGGATTTCGTCCGCTGCCATCGTTCCTACCTGGTCAACCTGCGCCAGATCCGCACCCTGCACGCGGCCTCAGGCAGCCGCTACTGGCTGGTGTTGAGCGACGGCAGCGAGTTGCCTGTTGGCCGCGCGCACGTGGTAGCACTGCGCGAAGCGTTGGGCATGGAAGGCGGGTAG
- the glnA gene encoding type I glutamate--ammonia ligase, with the protein MSVETVEKLIKDNQIEFVDLRFVDMRGVEQHVTFPVSIVEPSLFEEGKMFDGSSIAGWKGINESDMVLLPDTASAYVDPFYADPTIVISCDILDPATMQPYGRCPRGIAKRAESYLKSSGIAETAFFGPEPEFFIFDSVRFANEMGNTFFKVDSEEAAWNSGAKYDGANSGYRPGVKGGYFPVPPTDTLHDLRAEMCKTLEQVGIEVEVQHHEVATAGQCEIGTKFSTLVQKADELLRMKYVIKNVAHRNGKTVTFMPKPIVGDNGSGMHVHQSLSKGGTNLFSGDGYGGLSQMALWYIGGIFKHAKAINAFANSGTNSYKRLVPGYEAPVMLAYSARNRSASCRIPWVSNPKARRIEMRFPDPIQSGYLTFTALMMAGLDGIKNQIDPGAPSDKDLYDLPPEEEKLIPQVCSSLDQALEALDKDREFLKAGGVMSDDFIDGYIALKMQEVTKFRAATHPLEYQLYYAS; encoded by the coding sequence ATGTCCGTGGAAACCGTAGAGAAGCTGATCAAGGACAACCAGATCGAGTTCGTCGATCTGCGCTTCGTCGACATGCGTGGTGTCGAACAGCATGTGACCTTCCCGGTCAGCATCGTCGAGCCGTCGCTGTTTGAAGAAGGCAAGATGTTCGATGGCAGCTCGATCGCCGGCTGGAAGGGCATCAACGAGTCGGACATGGTGCTGCTGCCGGACACCGCCAGCGCCTACGTCGACCCGTTCTATGCCGATCCGACCATCGTGATCAGCTGCGACATCCTCGACCCGGCCACCATGCAGCCGTATGGCCGTTGCCCGCGCGGCATCGCCAAGCGCGCCGAGTCCTACCTGAAGTCCTCCGGCATCGCCGAAACCGCGTTCTTCGGCCCGGAGCCGGAATTCTTCATCTTCGATTCGGTCCGTTTCGCCAATGAAATGGGCAACACCTTCTTCAAGGTCGACTCCGAAGAGGCCGCCTGGAACAGCGGCGCCAAGTACGACGGCGCCAACAGCGGCTACCGTCCGGGCGTGAAGGGCGGTTACTTCCCCGTTCCGCCGACCGACACCCTGCACGACCTGCGCGCCGAAATGTGCAAGACGCTGGAACAGGTCGGCATCGAAGTGGAAGTGCAGCACCACGAAGTGGCCACCGCCGGCCAGTGCGAGATCGGCACCAAGTTCAGCACCCTGGTGCAGAAGGCCGACGAACTGCTGCGGATGAAGTACGTCATCAAGAACGTGGCGCACCGCAACGGCAAGACTGTCACTTTCATGCCCAAGCCGATCGTCGGCGACAACGGCAGTGGCATGCACGTGCACCAGTCGCTGTCCAAGGGAGGCACCAACCTGTTCTCCGGCGACGGTTACGGCGGCCTGAGCCAGATGGCGCTGTGGTACATCGGCGGCATCTTCAAGCACGCCAAGGCCATCAACGCCTTCGCCAACTCGGGCACCAACAGCTACAAGCGCCTGGTGCCGGGCTACGAAGCGCCGGTGATGCTGGCTTATTCGGCGCGCAACCGTTCGGCCTCGTGCCGCATTCCGTGGGTGTCCAACCCGAAGGCGCGCCGCATTGAAATGCGCTTCCCCGATCCGATCCAGTCGGGCTACCTGACCTTCACCGCGCTGATGATGGCCGGCCTGGACGGCATCAAGAACCAGATCGACCCGGGCGCACCGAGCGACAAGGATCTGTATGACCTGCCGCCGGAAGAAGAGAAGCTGATCCCGCAGGTCTGCTCCTCGCTGGACCAGGCGCTGGAAGCGCTGGACAAGGACCGCGAGTTCCTCAAGGCCGGTGGCGTGATGAGCGATGACTTCATCGACGGCTACATCGCGCTGAAGATGCAGGAAGTGACCAAGTTCCGCGCGGCCACCCACCCGCTGGAATACCAGCTGTACTACGCCAGCTGA
- a CDS encoding META domain-containing protein, whose amino-acid sequence MKRTYMLALALLTIGCGSRAHAASTPTTDQLEAHLWQLARATDAQGKRIDALFVRGREPYTLRFQPGYMSELNLCNEASSHYHLQDDRLILEDGIQTTALCLNPKVDAQERRAETLFHGRDTAPTLALDDTGALVVRNAKGEVLVFKPAPLPAK is encoded by the coding sequence ATGAAACGGACGTACATGCTCGCACTGGCGTTGCTGACCATCGGTTGTGGCAGCAGGGCACACGCCGCCAGTACACCCACCACCGACCAGCTTGAAGCCCATCTGTGGCAGCTCGCACGCGCCACCGACGCGCAGGGCAAGCGCATCGACGCGTTGTTCGTCAGGGGCCGGGAGCCGTACACCCTGCGCTTCCAGCCCGGCTACATGAGCGAGTTGAACCTGTGCAACGAGGCCAGCAGTCATTACCACCTGCAGGACGACCGGCTGATCCTGGAAGACGGCATCCAGACCACCGCGCTGTGCCTCAATCCCAAGGTGGATGCGCAGGAACGGCGAGCCGAAACGCTGTTTCACGGTCGCGATACCGCACCGACCCTCGCGTTGGACGACACCGGCGCATTGGTTGTGCGCAATGCCAAGGGCGAAGTGCTGGTGTTCAAACCCGCGCCGCTGCCTGCGAAATGA
- a CDS encoding undecaprenyl-diphosphate phosphatase → MSDLLSALLLGILEGLTEFLPISSTGHLLIAQHWLGARSDFFNIIIQAGAILAVVLVFRQRLLQLATGFGQRENREYVFKLGAAFLVTAVVGLVVRKAGWSLPETVSPVAWALIIGGVWMLLVEAYTARLPDRDQVTWTVAIGVGLAQVVAGVFPGTSRSASAIFLAMLLGLSRRAAAAEFVFLVGIPTMFAASAYTFLELAKEGNLASENWTDVGVAFLAAAITGFVVVKWLMGYIKSHRFTAFALYRIALGAALLLWLPSGS, encoded by the coding sequence ATGTCCGATCTGCTCTCCGCCCTGCTGCTGGGCATTCTCGAAGGCTTGACCGAATTCCTGCCGATCTCCAGCACCGGCCACCTGCTGATCGCCCAGCACTGGCTGGGCGCGCGCTCGGACTTCTTCAACATCATCATCCAGGCCGGTGCGATCCTGGCCGTCGTGCTGGTGTTCCGCCAACGCCTGCTGCAGCTGGCCACCGGCTTCGGCCAGCGCGAGAACCGCGAGTACGTGTTCAAGCTCGGCGCGGCCTTCCTGGTGACCGCGGTGGTCGGCCTGGTGGTGCGCAAGGCCGGCTGGTCGCTGCCGGAAACCGTCAGCCCGGTGGCGTGGGCGCTGATCATCGGCGGCGTCTGGATGCTGCTGGTGGAGGCCTATACCGCGCGCCTGCCCGACCGCGACCAGGTGACCTGGACAGTGGCCATCGGCGTTGGCCTGGCGCAGGTGGTGGCCGGTGTGTTCCCGGGTACCTCGCGCTCGGCCTCGGCGATCTTCCTGGCCATGCTGCTGGGCTTGAGCCGCCGCGCGGCCGCCGCCGAGTTCGTGTTCCTGGTCGGCATTCCCACCATGTTCGCCGCCAGCGCCTACACCTTCCTGGAACTGGCCAAGGAAGGAAACCTGGCCAGCGAGAACTGGACCGATGTCGGCGTGGCGTTCCTTGCCGCCGCCATCACCGGCTTCGTCGTAGTGAAGTGGCTGATGGGCTACATCAAGTCGCATCGCTTCACGGCCTTCGCCCTTTACCGCATCGCCCTGGGCGCTGCGTTGCTGCTGTGGTTGCCCTCCGGCAGCTGA
- a CDS encoding tetratricopeptide repeat protein yields MQDQILQALRQNDAGQAVQLAQAWTRDEPGKAEAHRWLALALQQQGQAEAAMEALQQALQLAPDDAQLHLQHAGLLLALRQFEGADEALLRTTGLDPNAFPAYLMQAHLAVGRNDFDEAQRLSTLASRLEPDHPELLTIDGMVALRRGDADRALALLSAASQALPDDTRVLYALGFAYLGKDMLAFAEQAFRRVLALNPKMSSLHGMVVQLALRQGNVEAAAEAMQQALQEPELDVPPMRRLAGELALRSGQPLQALEHLLPLLESLQGDRQVLQLLLMSWQRLGREDEARARLDGALESNDQLHDLWLARLAVEDVGSAGAVATVERWMAAMPGHLPALEARMRLHDMAGEHEQGEAVAERITTLEPGRVSGESRRVEGLLQRDPAAAVERVQALIAQAPEGHRADLRTWLGEIQDRAGQPEEALRTWMALQTDQASQRLPLPPQAKAPPSWPEMASIDEATRDSGSAPIFLWGAPGSGVERVATGLAAASPVLRSDRYTATPPDDAFQNYNTLQDLASGVLSPERLVERWREHLPARGLESDTVIDWLLWWDNALLWALRPQLPQGRLLLVLRDPRDMLLDWIAYGAAAPLAMTSMAEASQWLVRSLTQIAALHEEDLYPHVLLRIDDIGNDAHAMADLLGRVFGRPMPPAAQLGAPRLPAGHWRRYRDVMGAAFAQLTPVAVRLGYPEE; encoded by the coding sequence ATGCAAGACCAGATCCTCCAAGCGTTGCGCCAGAACGATGCCGGCCAGGCCGTGCAGCTGGCCCAGGCGTGGACCCGTGACGAACCCGGCAAGGCCGAGGCCCACCGCTGGCTGGCGCTTGCGCTGCAGCAGCAGGGCCAGGCCGAGGCCGCGATGGAGGCACTGCAGCAGGCGCTGCAGCTGGCTCCCGATGATGCGCAGCTGCACCTGCAGCACGCCGGCCTGTTGCTGGCGCTGCGCCAGTTCGAGGGCGCCGATGAAGCCCTGCTGCGTACCACCGGGCTGGACCCCAATGCGTTCCCGGCCTACCTGATGCAGGCGCACCTGGCCGTGGGCCGCAATGATTTCGACGAGGCCCAGCGGCTGTCGACCCTGGCCTCGCGGCTGGAGCCGGACCATCCGGAACTGCTGACCATCGATGGCATGGTCGCGCTGCGCCGTGGCGATGCAGACCGCGCGCTGGCGCTGTTGTCGGCGGCCAGCCAGGCGCTGCCGGACGATACCCGCGTGCTGTACGCACTGGGCTTTGCCTATCTGGGCAAGGACATGCTGGCGTTCGCCGAGCAGGCGTTCCGTCGCGTGCTGGCCTTGAACCCGAAGATGTCCTCGCTGCACGGCATGGTGGTGCAGTTGGCACTGCGCCAGGGCAACGTCGAGGCCGCCGCCGAGGCAATGCAGCAGGCGCTGCAGGAGCCGGAGCTGGACGTGCCGCCGATGCGCCGCCTGGCCGGCGAACTGGCACTGCGCAGTGGCCAGCCGCTGCAGGCGCTGGAGCACCTGCTGCCGCTGCTGGAATCGCTGCAGGGTGATCGTCAGGTGCTGCAGTTGCTGCTGATGTCCTGGCAGCGCCTGGGACGCGAAGATGAAGCGCGCGCGCGCCTGGATGGTGCACTGGAAAGCAACGACCAGCTGCATGACCTGTGGCTGGCGCGACTGGCCGTGGAAGACGTCGGCAGTGCCGGCGCGGTGGCCACCGTGGAACGTTGGATGGCAGCGATGCCTGGCCACCTGCCGGCGCTGGAAGCGCGCATGCGCCTGCATGACATGGCTGGCGAGCACGAGCAGGGCGAAGCCGTCGCCGAGCGCATCACCACCCTGGAACCAGGCCGCGTCAGCGGAGAAAGCCGTCGTGTCGAGGGGCTGCTGCAGCGTGACCCGGCCGCCGCCGTGGAGCGTGTGCAGGCCTTGATCGCACAGGCACCGGAGGGACACCGCGCCGACCTGCGGACCTGGCTGGGCGAGATCCAGGACCGCGCCGGGCAGCCGGAGGAAGCGCTGCGTACGTGGATGGCGCTGCAGACCGACCAGGCCTCGCAGCGGCTGCCGCTGCCGCCGCAGGCCAAGGCACCGCCGAGCTGGCCGGAGATGGCCAGCATCGACGAAGCGACGCGTGACAGCGGCTCGGCACCGATCTTCCTGTGGGGCGCCCCGGGTTCGGGCGTGGAGCGCGTAGCGACCGGCCTGGCGGCTGCCAGCCCGGTACTGCGCAGCGACCGTTACACCGCCACGCCACCCGACGATGCCTTCCAGAACTACAACACGCTGCAGGACCTGGCGTCGGGCGTGCTGAGCCCGGAACGCCTGGTCGAGCGCTGGCGCGAACACCTGCCGGCCCGCGGCCTGGAAAGCGACACCGTGATCGACTGGCTGCTGTGGTGGGACAACGCGCTGTTGTGGGCATTGCGCCCGCAGCTGCCGCAGGGCCGCCTGCTGCTGGTGCTGCGCGACCCGCGCGACATGCTGCTGGACTGGATCGCCTATGGTGCCGCTGCGCCGCTGGCGATGACCTCGATGGCCGAAGCCAGCCAGTGGCTGGTGCGTTCGCTGACCCAGATCGCCGCGCTGCACGAGGAGGATCTGTATCCGCACGTGCTGCTGCGCATCGACGACATCGGCAACGATGCACATGCGATGGCCGACCTGCTGGGCCGCGTGTTCGGGCGTCCGATGCCGCCGGCTGCACAGCTGGGCGCACCGCGCCTGCCTGCCGGCCACTGGCGCAGGTATCGCGACGTGATGGGCGCCGCGTTTGCCCAGCTCACCCCGGTCGCGGTGCGATTGGGTTACCCGGAAGAGTGA